One segment of Urocitellus parryii isolate mUroPar1 chromosome 5, mUroPar1.hap1, whole genome shotgun sequence DNA contains the following:
- the Ch25h gene encoding cholesterol 25-hydroxylase yields MSCYNNSELQVLCSSSQLFLQPLWDRLKTWEVLIQSPFFPVLFSVITYVGFCLPFVVLDVLNPWVPSLRRYKIHPDFSPSARQLLPCLRQTLYQHVVFVFPLTLLHWAHSPKLLPPEAPQLLELVSHIVFCLLLFDAEFFVWHVLHHRVPWLYRTFHKVHHQNSSSFALATQYMSVWELFSLGFFDLVNIKLLKCHPLTVLIFHVVNIWLSVEDHSGYDFPWSTHRLVPFGWYGGVAHHDLHHSQFNCNFAPYFTHWDKLLGTFRPAPLPAWWNCGCGGCPS; encoded by the coding sequence ATGAGCTGCTACAACAACTCCGAACTCCAGGTGCTTTGCAGCTCCAGCCAGCTATTCCTGCAGCCCCTCTGGGACCGCCTGAAGACCTGGGAGGTCCTCATCCAGTCGCCCTTCTTCCCGGTCCTCTTCTCAGTCATCACCTATGTGGGCTTCTGCCTCCCCTTCGTGGTGCTGGACGTCCtgaacccctgggttccatctctgcgCCGCTACAAGATTCATCCCGATTTTTCGCCGTCAGCCCGGCAATTGTTGCCCTGCCTGCGACAGACTCTCTACCAGCACGTGGTGTTCGTGTTCCCCTTAACGCTGCTACACTGGGCCCACAGCCCCAAGCTCCTGCCACCCGAAGCCCCCCAGCTGCTTGAGCTAGTGAGCCACATCGTGTTCTGCCTGTTGCTCTTCGACGCTGAATTCTTTGTGTGGCACGTGCTGCACCACAGAGTGCCCTGGCTGTACCGCACCTTTCACAAGGTGCACCACCAGAACTCGTCCTCGTTCGCTCTGGCCACGCAGTACATGAGCGTCTGGGAGTTGTTTTCCTTGGGCTTCTTTGACTTGGTGAACATCAAGCTCCTTAAGTGCCACCCGCTCACCGTCCTCATCTTCCATGTGGTCAACATCTGGCTGTCAGTGGAGGACCACTCAGGCTACGACTTTCCGTGGTCCACTCACAGACTAGTGCCTTTCGGGTGGTATGGAGGTGTGGCGCATCACGATCTGCATCACTCTCAGTTCAATTGCAACTTTGCCCCTTACTTCACACACTGGGACAAATTACTGGGTACCTTTCGCCCTGCACCTCTGCCAGCTTGGTGGAATTGTGGCTGTGGTGGGTGCCCGTCCTAA